Genomic segment of Vitis riparia cultivar Riparia Gloire de Montpellier isolate 1030 chromosome 19, EGFV_Vit.rip_1.0, whole genome shotgun sequence:
TTCCCATTATATAAAAGTAGTacataatgaaattaatattttaagattggagtaaaataaaattttgcatCATTTTTACCTCAACTATATCAATTTCAcgtttatattaaatattgacactaattttgaaaattgtagattttagaaaaaaaatcttcactTTTTAAATGAGGTTACGAAAactatttaatcattttttattggcataaataaaaattttatatatcgaataaaaattaatttatcaccATTGGCTTTTAATACTCTTATAATTTGGGCTTGACAAAAATTTACGatttattccttattttatatatttttattatttatttattgatttttatcaaaaaataattcatagatATATTTCCTActtatgaatttaaaatacatatatgatTGTTTAACATAGATTATGACATGGTTTAGATATTTCATAACCTTTTAAACAAAGTCTAATagaacacttaaaaattttgaaaattaaattttcttatcttttaatAGTTATAATAAAATGTCATTAATCTCATTTTACTTACTATAGAGACACAATTAATCACTTAAATatctatatttgtattattattattattattattattattaaggttaatattactttaatattatattttatattaccTAAAACACTCAAACCTGATTTCCAAAATAggagaaataatttttcattttcacataTACTGCACAAGTTTTTTTCTAGAGCTAAGAAATGTTTATTTAATTGTAAATATGTTATGTATATGATTGTGCcttggatttttctttcatataaacAAGACATatttaataagttataaaaaatttggtatGATTTTAGCACATCTCTAAGTTAGCTAAAATAATTAGTCTTCATAGGCCATGGAAAAATGCTCTATTCTGGACCTAGTGAGACTTTATGAAAACTGGTACTGATCGGGACATTATTGATTAATTTGGCCTTTTGGGTTGTAATCCAAACCTATATAGGAGATGTTAGGcaattttttcataatgaaattccacttctagatatttttttaagatttattttgtaaactcAATTGTTATGATCATATGTTGATTATTCTATGTAGTATCCCTTTTATGATTTAATCTAGTATTAGTTGGCACCTAATTATATAATTTGGGCATTTAGATTGTGATTTAGACACATTAAAGATGTTCTCCATTTTTTATCTTGATGCAATAACACctctaaatatttatttaagaattattttgtgaaTACTTCTATTATGGCCTGTTAATGatattttgtgcatttttttatttataattccaTCACCTTTGTACATGCTTATGAAATCTTTTGAATGTTGATTCACattgtaaatatattatatacattagTTGAACTTTCCATTagatccaaaattttcatctgatattttatttggattaatTCTCATAGGTGAACACAAGTTAGctaattttgaatttgtaaaCATGATTATTGTATCTTGTTCCCTTGTAATCATTCCTTGTCATCTTTTACTTCATGATTTGAGATATTGGATTTTATCTGGAAAAAGATTCTttattaccaatttttttttttaatttttttttaatttcaattgaaTTCTTAATTAAAAGGTTTTGGATTTCATTTAGAAagagaatttttataaattgtttagggaattatttttacaaatttatttataaaataatatttcaatttgattttatttactaaaatgaTTTCTCCAACTTTAATTTGCAAAAAAGATTTTCAtcctattcttattttttaaaaaaaatatttaagacttttgtttataaaaattacttaatcaCATTCTtatcaagaaaagaaagttttatttaaaaacattttttggacgatgttattaaaaattaattttggataattttatttaaaacaactcatttttttgacaatttttattaaacaaataaatttccatacagttattattaaaatcaattttttgaattttttaaaaacaattttttggattttcctaaaagtatttttctaaatttttttattaagaaaacctctttttgttaaaaagaatatattctaaactattattttattaaaacgtGATTATTAAactgttattttattaaaacatgatcacggaattgtttattttattaaaataaaaattttagaatatcaTATTTCAATATGTATACACGcaatatatatttacaaaaactattcaaatataattaaatagaagtggggaaataaaaaatgtatacatattttataaaaacatactGAATTTGTGCACCGACACAACTCTTTAAAAATAGGGTACcactattttataaaagaaataccACCGACGTTTTTAATGTCCGTCTCTTTCAAGCAACCAATATTCATAATTAGTCGAGAAAATTAGCTCAACATGGGGCCTGAATCGTTTTCCTTCATAATTATCACAACTGTAAAGAAGCCTCATGGAAACTTCCCCGTAAAACGATCCTTCATATAATCAACTTCAGGTAACAGCCATGGGCATAATAATGATATAATCTTCCATATTTGCAGCAGAGCAACTCCAAGGAAGATGAAAGCATATGCTGTTATTCTCATAGCTTACGGTTCTGTAGCCGTAGCAATTCTAGTGTTGAGTTGTCTTTGCAAGGGTGACGGCAAAAGGAAACCCCCCGATATGGAAAAGGGCCAAACCACTAAAAGCAGTGACTCAAAAGATGGTCAAATGGTGATTTTAGCAGGAGCGGGTGCTGTTATAGCCGCTACTGCTGTTGTAACTGCTAGCAGTGGCGGTGGCGGCGGCGGTTGTGgtggcggcggcggcggcggcggcggttGTGGTGGTGGCGGCTGTGGGGGCGGCGGCGGCTGTTGAAAACTGTTGTTCTGCCGGTCGTGCCCAGTAAACGAGTTTAATTCTGCAGTTATGAGAAATTTAAGCAAGCAAAAAAACTGTACTTGTAATTAagctctctttctttcttttatttttatttttatcttatgttTTTGGCTATTGTCTTCCCTTCGCATCAATGGAAAAAATTGTCTTCCCATCACGTCAATAGATAAAATATCTCTCTCTTCTTTGTGTGGCTACTTACATCAATGgaaaaaatatctctctttctctttcttttctatttcttttttcttttttctggatCTCTCTTGTCTTCCCTTCACGTCAATGGAAAAAATATCTCTCTTGTCTTCCCTTCACaccaatcaaaaaaataaatatctctctttctctttcttttctattttttttttcttttttctggatCTCTCTTGTCTTCCCTTCACGTCAATGGAAAAAATATCTCTCTTGTCTTCCCTTCACATCAATCAAAAAAgtatctctctttttctttttcttcttttttaggTATTATCTTCCCTTCACAACCATGGAAAACAAGGCTATTACCTTCCCCTCacatgaatggaaaaaaatgtcctctctctctctttacaCTTACCATTTTCCTTGGACTGTGCTTTTTTTATAACGGATGTTTAATCATGAACAAGTTTTATGTGtgggtttttcttttgaaaaatgggtCAGTTTAattgtttggtttctaaaaatgttttttgaattcattattttaattgcaTCCTTCAAAACAGCTATCAATATTGATGTCCTTCACAGCACTTAGCGTCCTTGGTTATAAGATGTTCAAGCATCCAACCACTAGGTTTCCATTTTTTCATACTTTTGGTTCATTTATACCCTATACCAATTGTTTAAATTAAGAAGgtgtaattaaataatatagattaaatcattttttttatttataattttagtgATTTTCTTCTCATACCTTCACAATTTGCTCCCAAGTTGTTCAATATTGTCCCCTAATCGTCCAATTTTGTTCTCCAGAACAAAATTATTAGTACTCCAAAACCAATCTACTCAAGGTCTCACTTCTTTGTACCCTAATTGCATTTTTTTGTATCTTGATTTTGTGTCTTTGTTATCCAATTTGTTCCTAAAGTGTTTAAGTTCCTTTACTATATAtccacttattttttataaaaatttcaagtagttataaaatttaaaaagttagacattattatattttgattaaaaacttaatttatttagaatttttttaataaaatttttgtagaataatttatttgaaatcgCTTTCTTTAAAATGTGACATTACAAaatttgtttcacaatttttatgataatttattttcaataataaaattacatttattttttatgttgtgaaaatatttttatggttGTAGtatagaaaatagtaaagaaaattaaatatgattaaaattaactagaaacttataaattttcaaattatttagttttcattgaaaagttaaaataagtaaaatgagtttgaaatatcataaaataataatttattgattttaaatctatttcttattattttccttcactttttcttttcttttactttttttttctctattttcttttccttacattttccatcatctttttttaaaaaaccacaACCTtactaaatatttttgaaaaataaaaataatatgataaaaaaatagcaCATAAGgattttatagtaaaaatcatcaataaatcctTAATCATCTGTCAATCATGACTTTGATCTTCTCAGTGCTagtattatcatatttttcacatatcaataaatcATCCATtaattggtcattttttttttatcaattttttaaggTCCAATTTCTTTGTATCCTAGTCTTATTTTCTTTGTACCATGATCATATTTGTTTGTGACCTTGTCTCATTTATTTATGCTTGGTCTAATTTCCTTGTACCTTGTCTCATTTTTATTGTACTATAGgctcattagtttttttttttaaaaatagtatatttaagtaattttttaatcttgaagttaattatataattaatttatttgtaatatatttgTGTGCGCGCATGTTTGTGATTTTGCTTCCATACATTCTCATACATTCCACTCCATAGTCTCCCAATGCTCCCAAGTTGTCCAATATTGCTCTAAAGGAAGAAATTATAAGTAATCCCAAGCGTTATATCTAAAGTCTTATTTGGTTGTACCTAGATCTATCTTTGTGTATTTGTCCTATCACTTTGTACCCTATATCAATTCCTTTAAATAAGAAGGTGtaattaaataatacaaattcttCTGCTAAGAGAATAAAAGAATTCACGAATATTTGGAATATATATTGTAGACCCCCCTAAGATAGAGGGgtcagattttattttattttattattatttttctggcCACCCTAAGAAGGAGTCGTTCTTGGGGAGCCAAAGAAGACGGAAGATGAAGGAAGAACAACTAGTGGGTGAGCTGTTCTGCGTGGTCGGATGGAATGGGAAGAAAAGAGGGCAGAGAGCTAGTTGGAGCTATAAAGAGGACGACGACTGAAACAGGGGGCGGGTACCAGCATtgcataaaaagaaatatatttttttgggctATGACAGGGGGGTAGATATAGCTTGGAGGAAAAGCTAGTAGAGGAAGAGGAGATTTTTCTTTTGGTTATTAGAGAGAAACCAGAGAGGGTAGCTTGAGAAAAACAAGAGAGGcttgaaaaaaatcaactaaagaGTGAGGCGTTTTTGCTATGAGGGAGAGGAGAACTAGGTTCTTGCTTGAGGAAGAGGAAAGACCATCTAAAAgtgagaggaaaatgaagagTTTGAGCAAAAAAGAAGCTGAAGGGGACAAAGGGAGCATTCTTAGGAGAATTGATACGTTCGGTCTAGGTTGGgcttcttggatcagagttggGGTCAGATTGATCAGAGTATCAGATTAGTCAAACTAGAGATCAAATCAAAGAGATATGGACTCGTAGATAGTTACTGTTGACCAGTTTGTTGCAGCCATGGCTTTGATTCAAGAGGCTATAACTAGCCTCGTTATGAAGGATAGATGAGCAGCAGGTCCCACCTTAGGATGGCTCACAGTATGACCCTATAGTAccaccaccccctccacccAGTCTGTCAACACCACAGGTTATACCTTTCACTTTGCATAGTCGGACCGAGGTTTCCCTGCTTCCTATCACCACACTTATCCCGACCttagaggacccacatgctcgcatGGATAGACTCGAGCAAAGGTTGAGGCAGTTGAGGACTTCAGATGGAGCTATTACTtaggaggattttgatggagcaccgGTGGCCAGTTTACCGACCAAGTTTAGGATGTctgagattgagagatacacggGCATTGGCTGTCCTTGCATCCATTTGAGGTTTTACAGTACGATTATGAGGGCCCATGGATTGGATGAGGCCCAGATGGTTATGCTTTTCCTTATGTCCTTGAGTGGTGCGACACAGTGTTGGTTTGCTTCATAGGATGTATCACGCCACCGAACTTGGGATGATTTGGCCCAGGAGTTCTTGAGACAATTTGCATTTAATACTGTCATTGATGTTTCGAGGAAAGAGTTGGAGGCTTTGAGGCAGAGGCCAGAGGAGTCAGTCACCTCATTTATCTCCCGTTGGAGAGAGAATATTTCATAGGTTATTGATAAATCATCTAAGAGGAATCAGATCAGCATGATTATGAGAAGCTTGCAGCCTCGATTTGCCAGGCCcttgatgggatttcctcatacagattttggatctttggtacagGCCTTATATGGTATAGAAAAGGGAATAACTAGAGGATTATGGTTTGAGTCTTCTCCTTTTGATTCGAAAGGGAAGAAACCCTTAGGAGGACAAAAATTAGGAGATGTGGGTGTTATCGTTTCAGTAGGGTTGAGACCTCCTAGATGCTATCAAAAAGTTGGGTAGATTTCTGGATTCTACTACCCACCATCGTCTCGTGTGCAGTATAGGTCACAAGTACCTCATCAGTCATATGATTAGGCCTACATGCCTCTTACATTAGCACTGCCTTACCACGCCGCATAGGGCACAAAGAGGCCTCCTGTTTCATATTCTGCCACAGGATAGCCATGCTATGCAACATAGTTTGCCGCAAGACCTACAACATCCTATCCTAGACCCAGAGCTCCGCAAACCCTTactccttttgctttgaggaccCAGAGACAATTTTCATAGTTGGGTATGTCGTTGTGCCAGGCTCTTCGGAAACTCATAGAGGCCGGATTGTTGACAGTTCTCACTCCCAAACCATTATCTTAGCCTGTTCCGCCTCAATTCAGGATGGATCTACACTGTGCATATCATTAGGGGCCAGGGCACGAGACTGGTCGATGTActgctttgagacatgctatcCAGGATCtgattgatcagggtttggttcacttgggtcagccAAATGTAACCACAACCCATTACCGACTCACACTACACACGCGATTCCTCCTCCAATCGATGACATACACTCCATTGACTTCGCTGAGCTTGACGATCACATCCACATGCTGAGCTAGGATGAGTCAGAGCCAAAGCCCATAGTATCAGACAAGATTTATGAGATAGGTAGAGTGACTTTGGGCCCTCGGATGTCTACACCATTCAGACTGGTCCCTGAGGCGACATCAATACAGAGGGTCATTGTCGAGCCATTGACTTTCCCATATTACAATGTTCAGACATCATTTATTTTGATTCCAGATGTTGTTAAGGTTTAGACTCCATATATTGATGATGTTCACACTTCCGATGTACAACATGTTATTCGTGAGGATAGGGTGGTACGACAGTAGCCCTCCGCACCCGTTAAACCTATGGAGGGGATGTCCGCTCATGAGGAGGTCAGAAGGGAGGATGATGAGATTCTGAGGTAGTTACAGAGCACTCAGGGTCGTATTTCTGTTTGGAGCTTGTTGGCATCTTCCAGCACTCACAAGGAGGCAttgattcgagccttgagccagatcagagttgaGACTACCACCACCTCGGAAGGATTGATTCACATGGTGACGACTGGCAAAGCCACTTGCATAGTATTCtctgatgatgacttgccaccaaAGGGTTCAGACCATACACATCCACCATATATATCAGTCAGTTGTTTAGGCCGCCGAGTCCCATCTGTCCTTTTGAATAATGGCTCGGCCCTAAACGTTTGCCCTCTGGCCACTGCCATCGCCCTCGGTTGTACACCCTCTGACTTTGGTCCCTCCACTTAGATAGTCCGAGCATATGATAGCACTCGGAGAAAGGTCATGGACACTTTAGAGATTGACCTACTGATAGGTTCGGCCACATTTGTTACTTTGTTCCAAGTTGTGAGAATTTCTACATCATTTAACCTGCTATTAGGCTGACCTTGGATTCATAGAGCTGGGGCCATTCCTTCTTCCATTTattagaaggtgaagttcattcatgatgtCTAGGTCATCACAGTGCAATCTATGGGAGATATGTTTATTTCTTCTGAGCCAGTACTTCATATCAGTCACAGTGATGACAACCTATTTCTAACTGGATTCACATTCAATGAGGTGCAAACCCTAGAGATAGAGGATTTTTGCCAAGACTTCATGGCTATGTCGTTCGACCAGCATGGCAGCACAGTAGTACTTGATATGATGAGGAGCATGTCTTATTTACCTGGCATAGGGTTGGGGCAGCGACGTCAACACAGGCCCAATGAGTTCATGGCTATCCCAAATCACGATGTACCGTTAGGACTCAGGTTCATCCCTACTGAGGCCAATTATCGATATATGGTGTGATTTCGCAAGAAGAGGGTGAGGACCTGACTGACtcacacaccatttgattatctTATTCACTCATACACCATGAACTTAGCAGACTACTTTGTGAGGGCGTCGAAGCTACAGACACATTCGGATAGGATCGTTGGGGGATTCAGCAATGCTCAAGAGGCCAAGCCTCAGCATCTTGTTCATCAATTGCAGTTGAGTGATGGAACTTTGGGCACTTCCACATCTGCATTAGCTGCCCCATCATCTCCAGATTGCATGAGCCTTATGATGCTCTATTTCCCAGATGAAGTCGATGAGCGTGGGACATTTGCTGAGATTGGGGACATGGTAAATGGAGTTGTTCCATCTGACAAGTACATTAatgagatgctcgcgatgagTATGAGCTAGATTGATGGGATAGTTCAGCCTAAACTTGCTTCACCATTCGATCTCTTCGGGTTGTCTGTCATTGAGTTGCTGAGGAGATCCAAACTACTCCTACTCCGGAGTTTGCAGGTGATGTTATAGTAGTTGCTGATTTGTTTGACTACCCTGTTGGCCTAGTTGAGGGAGCGttcgactttgtggacccacctctttcattgatgttttatcgggatttgtctctCGTTTTGACGATGTTCATgattcttcatttatggatttgagcattttcgaGTACCTTCCTATCTCTTATGATATCACTTTATCTGCACCCTCCTCATCCACATCACAGATATtcgatatagatgatgagatttcACAACATGATTTAGATAATGACTCTTCTTTTGCTTCTAATTCAGACCTCATTGATCAGAGATTTTCACCTGCTATAGAGGACACAGAGGTTGTTGATTTTAGCACAATAGATCaacctagggagttgaggatcggatCGGATTTATCTATAGATAAGAGAGACAACCTCATCCGGCTGCTCATATCGTATttggacgttttcgcatggtcttatgaggacatgttgggccttgatccatctattGTCTaacatcgtttgccacttctacTTCCTGCCAGTctggttaagcagaagttgagacgattgcatcATTGCTGagcttgcaggtgaaagaggagattcaaaaGCAACTCAATGTAGGATTTTTATCAATGGTCGAGTATTccgagtggctggccaatgttgTCCATTTCCCAAAAAGGACGACAAGGTGggagtctgtgttgatttctgagatctcaacaaggccaatcctaaggatgatttcCTTCTCTTACACATTGATATGCTAGTTGATAGTATagcaggtcattcgatgttatCCTTTATGGATGGATTTTTCGGGTACAGTCAGATtctgatggctccagaggacatggaaaagacgtccttcattaccaagtggggtacttattgctatagAGTCATGTCATTCGAGTTAAAGAATGTAGGAGCTAcctatcagagagcagcgaccaccttcttccatgacatgatgcatcgggatgtcaaggtttatgtagacgacatgatagtgaaatccagAGATAGAATAGATCACCTAGCAGCTTTAGAGAGATTCTTTAAGAGGATCAGGCAATTTAGATcgagactgaatcccaagaagtgcagtTTTAGAGTTACTTCTAGGAAACTACtgggatacatggtcagtgagAGAGGTATAGAGGCAAATCCAAATAAGATCTGAGCCacccttgacatgcctgcaccgaggaccGAGAGAGAGATCAAAGGCTTTttgggtagacttcagtacatcagtaGATTTATTGTCAGATTGATTGACATCTATGAGCCCATTTTTCAACTCTTaaggaagagtcaacctactgtttgggataATCAGTGTCAATGCacatttgagaggatcagagagtacttgttgtcacctccaGTCTTGGTGCCTCCTACACCAGGTCGTTCCTTACTCCTATACTTGTCGGTTTCAAACATAACTTTGGGttgcatgttagctcagctcgatgattcgagCAAAGAGCGagctatttattatttgagtaagaagatgttgaattatgagacgagatatgtcatgattgagcgctattgcttggcattggtttgggctacTCGGagactgagacattacatgaccgaatattcagtgcacttgatatcccgtctTAATCctttgagatatttgtttgatagaCTCGCTTTGGTCGGACgactcatgagatggttggtacttatGACTGAGTTTtacattcattatgtcactcagaagtctaTCAGAGGGAGCATTATTGCagatcacttagcctcattacCAGTTTCTGATGGTAGAATTATTAATGATGATTTCCCAGATGAGGATGTTGCTACTGTGACTAGTTTTTCAGGTTGGCGTATGTACTTTGATGGTACGGCCAACCATTCTGGTTACGGGATAGgtgtcttgttgatatcccctcgtGGTGACCACATTCctagatttgtttatttggcATTCTTGGAtgacatcctgccacgaacaatattgctgagtatgaggcttgcatcTTAGGATTAAAGACAACTCTTGAGTTCGAGATCAGACAGacggaggtgtttggtgactccaatctggtattgagacagattcagggtgAGTGAAAGACTAGAGATGTTAAGCTCAAGCCTTACCATGCATACTTAGAGAtactggttgggagatttgatgatttgaaataTACACATCTGTTTAGAGCGTAGAACCAGTTTGtcgatgccttagctactctagcttccatgattgatattcTTGTTGATGCCACTGTTTGCCTCTTACTGATTGAGTCGAGATCTACTCCTGcctattgttgcttgattgatgagGCAGAGTTTGATGATGGCTTGCCTTGGTATAATGACATATACCAGTTTTTTAGACTTGGGGCATATCCTGAGGCCGCCATGACTAAGGATAAGAGAGCATTAAGACAGTTGGCTGCTCGATTCATGATTTATGGTGAGACTTTGTACAGACGGTCAACTGATGGGATGTTACTATTGTGCCTAGATCGTGCCTCTACCGATTGAGTGATGAGAGAAGTTCATGCGGGAGTTTGTAGACCACAcatgggagggcatatgttagctcgtaagatcatgaggatcggctatttctggttgaccatggagataGACTGTTTCCAGTGCCAGATTCATGGGGACCTTATTCACGTACCTCCTTCAAAGTTACATGCACTGacttcgccatggccattttcagtatggggcatagacattattgggaagatttcgTCGAAGTCTtctagtggtcatgagttcatcttggtcgccatcaattacttcaccaagtgggtggaggctacttcatatgcgagattgacatcattTGGGGTCACTAGTTTCATTAAATCATACATTATCTGTCGCTATAGAGTCCCTCATGAGCTGATTTCGGACAAAGGAGTGCATTTCAAAGTAGATGTTGACACTCTATTACAAAGATATGGTATCTAGCATCATAGATCTTCAGCGTACAAGCCGCAGACTAATGGAGCGGTAGAGGcagcgaataagaatattaagaggatcttgcggaggatggttgagacttcttgagattggtcagagaagctctcTTTCgtattgtgggcttatcggacttcttttcgcacctccACAGGAGTCACACCTACTAATTGGTGTATGGTGTGGAGGTAGTGCTACCaattgagattgagatgggttcattgagagtagcatTGGAGGAGCAGATTCTAGAGGTAGATTGGGCTCAAGCTTGATTAGACCaactcaatctcctagatgagaggagattgtgggcagcagaccatgttcgtgcctactagaggaagatggcccgtgCTTTTAAGAAGCgggttaagcctagaccattacAGAGGGGTGACTTGGTTCTGAAGGTCAtaaggggattgatcagagatcccagagggaagttcagacccaattgGAGCGGACCTAACTTCATTAGGGAGCTGACCTCAGAGGGcgttgcatggttgatggatctagatggaaaccgattctcgGAGCCGACTAATGTGGATCAACTAAaaaggtactatgtttgagaccatggtcgaatgatgggtggccatcatttcggttagctatATACCCTTTCACTCTTTTGATATatagaccgttgctagcccattgagcctcgcataTGCATTataacctttctttcttatcaccttgctcacattttgcatcgggataggggccctttagtgtatgcatgcattgtttgggagtctcATGAGTCTTGGACCTATAGGTgcatatttttctcattatttttcctaccatc
This window contains:
- the LOC117908243 gene encoding keratin, type II cytoskeletal 1b-like, with amino-acid sequence MGFFNGCGPRGFVGRKEKMEEKKGVGRVCRATPRKMKAYAVILIAYGSVAVAILVLSCLCKGDGKRKPPDMEKGQTTKSSDSKDGQMVILAGAGAVIAATAVVTASSGGGGGGCGGGGGGGGGCGGGGCGGGGGC